The following proteins come from a genomic window of Gimesia chilikensis:
- the glgP gene encoding alpha-glucan family phosphorylase yields the protein MQTVRRSCIFTTHTPVPAGHDRFPIDQVQRTLSRSDLFDNHEVFCCAGELNMTYLALNLSHYVNGVAKKHGEVSRKLLVPRDTDHHYTIDHITNGIHLETWAAPSFAKLFDRFLPGWRADNASLRGALSIPATEFWEAHQTAKQDLIDEINVRTEASFDAEIFTLGFARRATAYKRANLLLQNRVRLKSLAEQAGNLQIVFAGKAHPQDEQGKQLIQEIVRLKDTMLPEVKIVYMENYDWDLARFITSGVDVWLNTPQPPLEASGTSGMKAALNGVPSLSILDGWWLEDRIEDVTGWAIGDAKSSDMGEADCSDQDAELLYEKLQNIVLPRYYEQRDSWLRIMSHAIALNASYFNTQRMIQQYVLKAYYE from the coding sequence GTGCAAACGGTTCGCCGTAGCTGCATTTTCACGACTCATACTCCGGTTCCTGCGGGGCATGACAGGTTCCCAATTGATCAAGTCCAGCGTACGCTTTCTCGATCTGATCTCTTTGATAATCACGAAGTGTTTTGCTGTGCCGGCGAATTGAACATGACCTATCTTGCACTCAATCTCAGCCATTATGTCAACGGCGTCGCGAAGAAGCACGGCGAGGTTTCAAGAAAACTGCTTGTGCCACGTGACACTGACCATCACTACACGATCGACCATATCACTAATGGAATCCATTTAGAAACGTGGGCCGCACCTTCATTCGCAAAGCTTTTTGATCGCTTTCTGCCAGGTTGGCGCGCAGACAATGCCAGCCTTCGTGGTGCGCTGTCGATTCCGGCTACTGAATTTTGGGAGGCGCATCAAACAGCCAAGCAGGATCTCATTGATGAGATCAATGTACGTACAGAAGCCTCTTTCGATGCCGAAATCTTCACGCTCGGTTTTGCGCGTCGTGCTACGGCCTACAAAAGAGCGAATTTGTTGCTGCAGAATCGGGTTCGACTGAAGAGTTTAGCGGAGCAGGCAGGGAATTTGCAAATTGTTTTTGCTGGGAAAGCCCACCCACAAGATGAGCAGGGTAAGCAATTGATTCAAGAGATCGTCCGGCTGAAGGACACGATGCTTCCCGAAGTGAAGATTGTATACATGGAAAATTATGATTGGGACTTGGCACGGTTCATCACCTCTGGCGTCGACGTCTGGCTCAATACGCCACAGCCACCGTTGGAAGCTTCGGGTACCAGTGGTATGAAAGCAGCCCTGAATGGTGTCCCAAGCCTAAGTATACTTGACGGATGGTGGCTTGAGGATCGTATTGAAGACGTAACTGGTTGGGCTATTGGTGATGCCAAATCCTCAGATATGGGAGAGGCCGATTGCTCCGATCAAGATGCAGAATTACTTTATGAAAAGCTCCAAAATATCGTGTTACCGCGGTATTATGAACAAAGAGACTCTTGGTTGAGAATTATGTCTCATGCGATTGCATTGAATGCATCCTACTTCAACACACAGCGAATGATACAGCAATACGTCTTGAAGGCTTACTACGAGTAG
- a CDS encoding isoamylase — protein sequence MRGPEWETSEGTPSPLGVTWLESEQAYNFAIDTVNASKVTLLLYLGNELRVPCYSLQLDPFKNKSGPVWHCRVPISEAGDAVYYAYQIDGPAAKVTDTWHAFDPEKVLLDPYARSVFFPAKFKRDAARLPGPNGGSAPLGRLDVCRCPFDWGNEQRLRHGTDLVIYEMHVRGFTQHPSSGITDDARGTFAGVIEKIPYLKELGITAIELMPVFQFDPSDENYWGYMPLNFFSPHHEYSTNQSSCEQHSQFREMVRELHKAGIEVILDVVYNHTCEGDDQGPTYSYRGIDNATYYIASANLKSPYANFSGTGNTLNTSSPTVRRLIVDSLRYWAKEMHVDGFRFDLASVFSRTSDGSIDLSQPPLFDQIAGDPDLANVRLIAEPWDASGLYQLGASFPGRTWMQWNARFRDTVQQFIRGDCGLVPDLMTRLYGSSDLFPDDTVHAFRPFQSVNYVASHDGFTMYDLVSYNHKHNHVNSQNNHDGPNEFSWNSGWEGVEQVPQEVVNLRKRQTKNFCCLLMLANGSPMFRMGDEFMQTQSGNNNPYNQDNEISWLDWRRFEENQEVFCFFKRMIAFRKSHSLLGRSTFWRDDIQWFGAELPEVNMSADSQVLAYCLRGTSTNDRDLYVMINGSTKPRLFSIHAETESVWNRVIDTSLPCPIDIVDPEAEIPFEKDSYRVNQRSIVVLAQSTVAISSNSVQIL from the coding sequence ATTAGGGGGCCGGAATGGGAAACGTCTGAAGGAACACCCTCTCCCCTTGGCGTTACATGGTTAGAGTCAGAGCAGGCATATAACTTTGCAATTGATACTGTTAACGCCTCAAAAGTTACTCTGCTGTTGTACCTAGGAAATGAATTACGTGTTCCATGTTACTCACTTCAGCTTGATCCATTCAAAAACAAGTCTGGACCAGTCTGGCATTGTCGCGTGCCCATCTCAGAAGCTGGCGATGCGGTATACTATGCATACCAAATTGACGGACCGGCGGCCAAAGTGACCGACACATGGCATGCGTTTGATCCCGAGAAGGTATTGCTCGATCCCTACGCACGAAGCGTCTTCTTCCCGGCGAAATTCAAGCGTGATGCGGCCAGGCTTCCCGGACCCAATGGAGGTTCTGCACCGCTGGGCCGTCTTGACGTTTGCCGATGTCCGTTTGATTGGGGAAATGAACAACGGCTACGTCATGGAACCGATTTAGTGATCTATGAAATGCATGTTCGTGGCTTCACACAACATCCAAGCTCCGGCATAACTGATGACGCTCGGGGAACCTTTGCAGGAGTCATCGAGAAAATCCCCTATCTTAAAGAGCTTGGGATAACCGCCATCGAATTGATGCCGGTTTTTCAATTCGACCCATCAGATGAAAACTATTGGGGCTACATGCCCCTGAATTTCTTCTCACCTCACCATGAATATTCAACGAACCAATCTTCATGCGAGCAGCACAGCCAGTTTCGTGAGATGGTCCGTGAGTTACATAAGGCTGGAATTGAAGTGATTCTGGATGTGGTCTATAACCATACTTGCGAGGGAGACGATCAAGGACCAACTTACAGTTATCGCGGAATTGACAACGCAACTTACTATATTGCATCGGCTAACTTGAAATCACCCTATGCAAATTTTAGTGGCACAGGCAATACTTTAAACACATCATCTCCTACGGTCCGTCGTTTGATCGTGGATAGCTTGCGCTATTGGGCAAAGGAGATGCATGTCGATGGTTTTCGATTTGATCTGGCCTCAGTATTTTCACGAACATCGGATGGAAGTATCGATTTAAGTCAACCACCTCTTTTTGACCAGATCGCCGGCGATCCGGATTTAGCCAACGTTCGCTTAATCGCTGAACCATGGGATGCTTCGGGTTTGTATCAACTTGGCGCATCCTTTCCAGGGCGTACCTGGATGCAGTGGAATGCTCGGTTTCGTGATACAGTGCAGCAGTTTATACGAGGAGATTGTGGACTGGTTCCCGATCTGATGACGCGTTTATATGGAAGTAGCGACTTATTTCCTGATGATACAGTCCATGCATTTCGTCCCTTTCAAAGTGTGAACTATGTTGCATCGCATGATGGTTTTACGATGTATGACCTCGTTTCGTATAATCATAAACACAACCATGTAAACAGCCAAAACAATCACGATGGGCCGAACGAGTTTAGCTGGAATAGCGGCTGGGAAGGCGTTGAACAAGTGCCTCAAGAGGTCGTCAACTTACGCAAACGACAGACCAAAAACTTTTGCTGTTTGCTCATGCTGGCGAATGGCAGCCCCATGTTTCGTATGGGTGATGAGTTTATGCAAACGCAAAGTGGTAACAACAATCCTTACAATCAAGATAACGAAATAAGTTGGCTCGATTGGCGGCGATTTGAAGAAAACCAAGAGGTGTTCTGCTTTTTCAAACGAATGATTGCGTTCCGTAAATCGCATTCTTTGCTTGGACGCTCCACCTTTTGGCGTGACGATATTCAATGGTTTGGCGCAGAACTACCAGAAGTCAATATGTCAGCTGATTCTCAAGTCCTGGCTTATTGCTTACGTGGTACGTCCACTAATGACCGTGATCTTTATGTGATGATCAACGGCTCAACTAAGCCACGGTTATTTTCTATTCACGCAGAAACAGAGAGTGTCTGGAACCGTGTTATTGACACTTCACTCCCCTGTCCGATTGATATTGTGGATCCCGAGGCAGAAATCCCTTTTGAAAAGGATTCTTATCGGGTCAATCAGCGTAGCATTGTTGTGTTAGCACAATCGACTGTGGCGATATCATCAAACTCCGTGCAAATTTTGTAA
- a CDS encoding phosphoketolase → MSNPLSPKELDLINAYWRAANYLSIGQIYLFKNPLLKEPLHKEHIKPRLLGHWGTTPGLNFIYAHLNRIIKQHNLSMMFITGPGHGGPGLVANTYLEGTYTEHYPNITRDEVGMKRLFKQFSFPGGIPSHVAPETPGSIHEGGELGYALSHAYGAAFDNPDLIVACVIGDGEAETGPLATSWHSNKFLNPQRDGVVLPILHLNRYKIANPTVLARISHEELDHLLRGYGYNPYYVEGHDPQEMHQLMAATMDQVTQEIQHILSNARQDQDSTRPLWPMIVLRTPKGWTCPKEVDGLPIEGSWRSHQVPLGQIHENPDHLQLLEQWMQSYKPDELFDENGRLRTEIADLAPRGERRMGANPHANGGALLKSLRLPDFRDYAVEVPHPGSVTAEATRVQGKFIRDVMNLNLESQNFRIFSPDENASNRWADVFDVAERSFMGEILPTDDHLSPNGRVMEMLSEHQCQGWLEGYLLTGRHGFFNCYEAFIHIIDSMFNQHAKWIKISKDIPWRRPIASLNYLLSSHVWRQDHNGFSHQDPGFIDHVVNKKAEIIRVYLPPDANCLLSVTDHCLRSRDYVNVIVAGKQPSQQWLTMDQAIKHTTAGISIWEWASSDQGSEPDVVLGCCGDVPTLETLAAVEIIRQELPELKVRVINVVNLMKLQSPQEHPHGLSDKDFDSLFTNDKPIIFAFHGYPWLIHRLTYRRTNHKNLHVRGYKEEGTTTTPFDMVVLNDLDRFHLVQDVIDRVPNLGAKAAYLKQAVRDKLIEHKHYISEYGEDMPEVQNWTWPGGGQ, encoded by the coding sequence ATGTCGAATCCCCTGTCTCCAAAAGAACTGGACCTCATCAATGCTTATTGGCGGGCAGCGAATTATCTATCAATCGGTCAGATTTATCTTTTTAAAAATCCGCTGTTGAAGGAACCATTACACAAAGAACATATCAAACCGCGCTTGCTCGGCCATTGGGGAACGACACCGGGGTTGAATTTTATCTATGCTCATCTCAATCGAATCATCAAGCAGCATAATCTCAGTATGATGTTCATCACCGGGCCTGGACACGGGGGACCAGGGCTTGTAGCGAATACGTATTTAGAAGGAACTTATACCGAACATTATCCGAACATCACCCGAGATGAAGTGGGAATGAAGCGACTGTTTAAACAGTTCAGTTTTCCAGGTGGTATCCCAAGCCATGTGGCCCCCGAGACGCCCGGAAGTATCCATGAAGGTGGTGAATTGGGTTATGCATTATCGCACGCTTATGGTGCAGCATTCGATAATCCAGACCTGATCGTGGCCTGTGTGATTGGTGATGGCGAGGCAGAAACAGGTCCTCTCGCCACAAGCTGGCATTCTAACAAGTTCCTGAATCCGCAGCGCGACGGAGTTGTTTTGCCGATCCTGCATTTGAACAGATACAAAATCGCGAATCCGACTGTATTGGCCCGTATCAGTCATGAGGAACTAGATCATCTTTTGCGAGGTTACGGATACAATCCGTATTATGTCGAAGGTCACGATCCCCAGGAGATGCACCAGCTTATGGCTGCGACAATGGATCAAGTCACTCAAGAGATTCAACATATTCTATCCAATGCGCGACAGGACCAGGATTCCACTCGTCCCCTCTGGCCGATGATTGTACTGCGAACGCCCAAAGGTTGGACCTGCCCCAAGGAAGTAGATGGTTTACCGATCGAAGGCAGTTGGCGTAGTCATCAGGTGCCATTGGGGCAAATACATGAGAACCCAGATCACTTACAGTTGCTGGAGCAATGGATGCAGAGTTACAAGCCCGATGAGCTGTTTGACGAGAATGGTCGTCTCAGAACGGAGATCGCAGATCTTGCGCCGAGAGGCGAGCGGCGGATGGGAGCAAACCCACATGCAAATGGCGGGGCACTGTTGAAGAGCTTGCGACTACCTGACTTTAGAGACTATGCAGTTGAGGTCCCGCATCCGGGAAGTGTCACAGCCGAAGCAACGCGCGTGCAAGGCAAGTTTATCCGTGATGTGATGAATCTCAACCTTGAGTCACAAAACTTTCGCATCTTCAGTCCAGATGAGAACGCCTCAAATCGCTGGGCGGACGTATTTGATGTCGCGGAACGTAGTTTTATGGGCGAGATATTGCCCACTGATGATCACCTTTCTCCGAACGGCCGTGTGATGGAAATGCTTTCCGAGCACCAGTGCCAAGGTTGGCTAGAAGGTTATCTATTAACAGGGCGGCATGGCTTTTTCAATTGTTACGAAGCGTTCATACATATCATTGATTCGATGTTCAATCAGCATGCCAAATGGATTAAGATCTCTAAAGACATTCCCTGGCGACGGCCTATTGCTTCACTGAATTATTTGTTGTCATCACATGTCTGGCGTCAAGACCATAACGGCTTCAGCCATCAAGATCCCGGCTTCATCGACCATGTAGTCAACAAGAAAGCCGAGATCATCCGTGTCTATCTGCCACCAGACGCGAACTGTCTGCTTTCCGTTACTGACCATTGCCTGCGCAGTCGCGATTATGTAAACGTTATTGTGGCTGGCAAACAACCCTCGCAACAGTGGCTCACGATGGATCAAGCCATTAAGCATACGACGGCGGGAATCAGTATTTGGGAGTGGGCGAGTAGTGACCAGGGAAGCGAACCCGATGTTGTTTTAGGGTGTTGTGGCGATGTACCCACACTCGAAACGTTGGCCGCCGTCGAGATCATTCGTCAAGAATTGCCTGAGTTGAAGGTACGCGTGATTAACGTTGTCAACTTGATGAAGCTCCAATCTCCTCAGGAACACCCACATGGACTGTCGGATAAAGACTTCGACAGCCTGTTCACGAATGATAAGCCGATTATCTTTGCGTTCCACGGCTATCCCTGGTTGATCCACAGGTTAACGTATCGCAGAACGAATCACAAGAATTTACACGTACGCGGTTACAAAGAAGAAGGGACAACAACCACGCCGTTTGACATGGTTGTTCTGAATGATCTTGATCGTTTTCATCTTGTTCAAGATGTGATCGACCGCGTGCCAAATCTCGGCGCCAAAGCAGCCTACTTAAAACAAGCCGTTCGAGACAAACTGATCGAACACAAACATTACATCTCCGAATACGGTGAAGACATGCCGGAAGTTCAAAACTGGACTTGGCCGGGAGGGGGACAGTGA
- a CDS encoding acetate/propionate family kinase, producing the protein MSILVLNAGSSTLKYALFDELAHEQLARGVIDWQTQSEKVRLELQTQSASQTQSRSDISNNRDAVKWILHVLADINLGESIRAVGHRIVHGGTYFCQPTLINEQVLQSLEQVSKLAPLHNPPALMTIKAAQKYLPEAMHVAVFDTAFFADLPPSAYVYPIPYEWYEQYGIRRFGFHGISHQYCSTRAAEVLGRQYDDSLRLVICHLGNGCSATAVHGGRPLATTMGFTPLEGLMMGTRSGSIDPGILIYLMKQKDFDPEQLDQSLNHQSGLLGVSGISSDFRQIEQASQAKNERAQLAMKLFTERIQSTIGSLAVLLGGIDGLVFTAGIGEHSPLLRSCVCDKLPFLGLKLDEVKNQSAHADCDLATIQSAGRILLIQTREEHMIARETERLLELSQSR; encoded by the coding sequence ATGTCGATTCTCGTTCTGAATGCCGGATCTAGTACGCTCAAATATGCTCTGTTCGATGAATTGGCTCACGAACAACTTGCCAGAGGTGTGATAGATTGGCAAACTCAATCTGAAAAAGTCAGATTAGAATTACAAACTCAGTCAGCGAGTCAAACACAATCTCGTTCGGATATTTCAAATAATCGTGATGCCGTTAAATGGATTCTGCATGTGTTGGCAGACATCAACCTGGGCGAATCGATTCGAGCTGTCGGTCATCGCATCGTTCACGGCGGTACATATTTCTGCCAGCCAACGCTCATTAACGAACAGGTTCTTCAATCGTTAGAACAAGTCTCCAAACTCGCCCCGCTACACAATCCACCAGCATTGATGACGATTAAAGCAGCACAAAAATATCTTCCAGAAGCTATGCATGTCGCTGTGTTTGATACTGCTTTTTTTGCTGATTTGCCGCCGAGTGCTTATGTTTATCCAATCCCTTACGAATGGTATGAACAATACGGTATTCGTCGATTTGGCTTTCACGGGATCAGCCATCAATACTGTTCGACACGTGCCGCAGAAGTGCTTGGTCGGCAATACGACGATTCTCTTCGATTGGTAATATGTCATCTAGGCAACGGCTGCTCTGCGACTGCCGTGCATGGCGGACGCCCTTTGGCTACAACGATGGGGTTCACACCGCTGGAAGGGTTAATGATGGGTACCCGCAGCGGCTCGATCGATCCTGGAATCTTGATTTACTTGATGAAACAAAAAGACTTCGATCCTGAGCAGCTCGATCAAAGTTTGAATCATCAATCTGGTTTGCTTGGAGTGTCGGGAATTTCCTCTGACTTTCGCCAAATTGAACAGGCATCCCAAGCCAAAAACGAACGCGCTCAACTGGCGATGAAATTGTTTACAGAGCGAATCCAGTCAACCATTGGTTCTCTTGCGGTTTTGCTGGGAGGCATCGATGGCTTAGTCTTTACTGCCGGTATCGGTGAACATTCTCCGCTGTTGCGAAGCTGCGTATGTGACAAACTACCATTTCTTGGGCTGAAACTTGACGAGGTCAAAAATCAAAGTGCTCATGCGGATTGTGATCTCGCAACAATCCAGTCAGCAGGTCGCATTTTACTCATTCAAACTCGCGAAGAACACATGATCGCACGCGAAACAGAACGACTCTTAGAATTATCTCAGTCCAGATAG
- a CDS encoding putative iron-sulfur cluster-binding metallochaperone, which produces MELTMSRTATCPECGGKSKGVKPLTLRALLKNEFVSNIDDVEYKFCNATGCSVVYFSDSQTFAKDQLKVPVGVKETRGARPLCYCFGYSIATIKKELETKGRSDALDDIRKKMKNPGCRCKTENPAGACCLSSVTKGIAIATSELDKSSSQSNRAETITKVGTILSAIMASSCCWLPLLLILFGISGAGIAGILESYRPVFSTLTIVFLTAAFYFTYWPRQTVTGGVYCITDCCSNSGTSKRNRFNMMSMNKIMLWAVTVVAVVFMLFPNYIGFILARRESDEVITSSNPLIKTTFVAIEGMHCEGCAAIAEKSIMDVPGVLAVKVDYTGKYANIATESCCSFPNEDILNAIQTAGYTGKIPKAVENN; this is translated from the coding sequence ATGGAACTCACTATGTCCAGGACAGCCACTTGCCCAGAATGTGGCGGCAAAAGCAAAGGAGTAAAACCACTCACACTTAGGGCTTTGCTCAAGAATGAATTCGTGAGCAACATTGATGACGTGGAATACAAATTTTGTAATGCCACTGGGTGCAGTGTTGTTTATTTCTCTGACAGCCAGACTTTCGCAAAAGATCAGCTCAAAGTACCAGTGGGAGTGAAAGAGACGCGCGGCGCACGGCCTTTGTGCTACTGCTTTGGATATTCTATAGCCACGATCAAAAAGGAACTTGAAACAAAAGGCCGGTCGGATGCTCTAGACGACATTCGGAAGAAGATGAAAAATCCTGGTTGCCGATGTAAAACTGAGAATCCAGCGGGCGCATGCTGTCTTAGCAGTGTTACTAAAGGTATCGCTATTGCCACATCAGAATTAGACAAATCATCCAGCCAGTCGAATAGAGCGGAAACCATTACAAAAGTAGGAACGATTCTATCTGCGATTATGGCATCCAGTTGTTGTTGGTTGCCTTTGCTATTGATTCTGTTTGGTATTTCAGGTGCGGGGATTGCTGGCATTTTAGAATCATACAGGCCAGTGTTCAGCACTTTGACAATCGTTTTTTTGACGGCAGCATTTTATTTTACTTACTGGCCCAGGCAGACGGTCACGGGTGGCGTCTATTGTATCACCGATTGTTGCTCTAACTCCGGCACCTCGAAACGTAATCGATTTAATATGATGTCCATGAACAAAATCATGTTGTGGGCCGTGACGGTTGTTGCCGTTGTGTTTATGTTGTTCCCAAATTACATAGGTTTCATCTTGGCCAGGAGAGAAAGCGACGAGGTAATCACATCAAGTAACCCACTCATCAAAACGACCTTCGTAGCCATCGAAGGAATGCACTGCGAAGGTTGTGCTGCGATTGCTGAGAAGTCGATTATGGATGTGCCGGGAGTGTTAGCAGTAAAAGTGGACTATACCGGGAAATATGCAAACATCGCTACAGAATCATGCTGTAGTTTTCCAAATGAAGACATCCTGAATGCAATACAAACCGCCGGTTATACCGGCAAAATTCCAAAAGCAGTTGAAAACAATTAA
- a CDS encoding heavy metal-responsive transcriptional regulator translates to MKLLTIGKVAEQAGVGIETVRFYEREGLLEKPTRSASGYRQFNVDVVKRLTFISRAKELGFTLKEIKELLSLRVDSEFCCEDVKAKVGVKIADIESKVATLRKIKQALVRLSTACGKRKQTAECPILEALDGRKSTLTRKE, encoded by the coding sequence ATGAAACTACTAACAATCGGAAAGGTAGCCGAGCAAGCAGGAGTCGGCATTGAAACCGTCAGATTCTACGAGCGCGAAGGTTTGTTAGAGAAACCAACCCGCTCTGCATCGGGCTACCGACAGTTCAATGTTGATGTTGTCAAACGACTCACGTTTATTAGCCGGGCCAAGGAACTTGGATTTACGTTGAAAGAAATCAAGGAACTCCTATCGTTGCGAGTGGATTCAGAATTTTGTTGCGAGGATGTAAAGGCCAAAGTTGGCGTGAAGATAGCCGACATAGAAAGTAAAGTTGCTACTCTCCGCAAGATCAAGCAGGCCCTGGTTCGACTTTCCACGGCGTGTGGAAAGAGAAAGCAGACAGCCGAATGCCCCATTTTAGAAGCACTTGACGGTAGAAAGTCAACACTAACTCGAAAAGAATGA